From the Oncorhynchus nerka isolate Pitt River linkage group LG28, Oner_Uvic_2.0, whole genome shotgun sequence genome, one window contains:
- the LOC115112853 gene encoding rho-related GTP-binding protein RhoU-like, which yields MPPQGDGDYKPVAVSAAVPPVPPRRVRSRESFSGSKCRPGGGERKVKCVLVGDGAVGKTSLIVSYTTNGYPTKYVPTAFDNFSAIVAVDGKPVKLQLCDTAGQDEFDKLRPLCYTNADVFLLCFSVVSPSSFQNVTEKWVPEIRRHCPQAPVVLVGTQSDLREDVNVLIELAKYKERPVEPQEAQQCAEDMRAVSYMECSSLTQKNLKEVFDAAIVASIQHSDSQQQHRLKKRTPDKMKKLSKSWWKKYCCVV from the exons ATGCCACCCCAGGGCGACGGAGATTATAAACCTGTAGCGGTGTCGGCGGCGGTCCCACCGGTTCCTCCTCGGAGGGTTCGGAGCAGAGAGTCGTTTTCGGGCTCCAAGTGTCGGCCCGGTGGCGGAGAGCGCAAAGTGAAGTGTGTGCTTGTCGGTGACGGCGCAGTTGGGAAGACGAGCTTGATTGTCAGCTACACCACAAATGGATATCCAACTAAATATGTCCCAACTGCCTTTGATAATTTTTCAG CGATCGTGGCAGTTGATGGCAAGCCAGTGAAACTGCAGCTTTGTGACACAGCTGGGCAG GATGAGTTTGACAAGCTGCGTCCGCTCTGCTACACCAACGCAGACGTCTTCCTGCTGTGCTTCAGTGTCGTCAGCCCCTCCTCCTTCCAGAACGTAACAGAGAAATGGGTGCCGGAGATTCGCCGGCACTGCCCGCAGGCGCCGGTGGTTCTGGTGGGCACCCAGTCAGACCTGCGGGAggatgttaatgttctgattgagCTGGCTAAGTACAAAGAGAGGCCAGTGGAGCCCCAGGAGGCCCAGCAGTGTGCCGAGGACATGAGGGCCGTGTCATACATGGAGTGCTCCTCACTCACCCAGAAGAACCTCAAAGAGGTGTTTGACGCAGCCATCGTGGCCAGCATCCAGCACTCTGACAGTCAGCAGCAGCATCGACTGAAAAAACGGACTCCAGACAAGATGAAGAAGCTTTCTAAATCATGGTGGAAGAAGTACTGTTGCGTGGTTTAg
- the pdcd2 gene encoding programmed cell death protein 2, whose amino-acid sequence MAETGVALGFLEEAENWQLQSHQFPSKVGGKPAWLSQLDIPGLPELECGKCHLPTAFLMQVYAPITGQDRSFHRTLFVFCCKTPDCYSRNDSRCLKVFRSQLPRRNDFYPYNPPSDEDPNWTERDPCVHGSGVKLCKLCGCPGQKVCSKCHVVSYCSKEHQTIDWKHCHKKECCKQVPSSAVPSPFLFPELELVTEPEEHQKEESRQMVGDAQNNVECSSLVDDLAETELENMAMQETEDGKVFQKFKRRIASEPHQVLRYFRDGSPLWVSSEHVPVEKGIPHCSCGSRRIFEFQVMPQLLNDLKVDSTDASIDWGTLAVFTCADSCDQGNKYSSEFIWKQDFTEQK is encoded by the exons ATGGCAGAAACAGGGGTTGCTCTTGGCTTTTTGGAGGAGGCCGAAAACTGGCAACTACAGAGTCATCAGTTCCCCAGCAAAGTTGGAGGCAAACCTGCATGGTTGAGTCAGTTGGACATCCCAGGTCTTCCTGAGTTAGAATGTGGGAAATGCCATCTTCCTACCGCATTTCTCATGCAAGTTTACGCTCCAATAACTGGACAGGATAGAAGTTTTCACCGAACTCTTTTTGTATTCTGCTGCAAGACACCAGACTGCTATTCACGAAACGACAGCCGTTGTCTGAAAG TATTTCGTAGCCAGTTGCCAAGGAGAAACGACTTTTATCCCTACAATCCTCCATCTGATGAAGACCCCAATTGGACTGAGCGTGACCCCTGTGTCCACGGTTCAGGGGTTAAACTATGCAAACTCTGTGGCTGTCCTGGTCAAAAAGTTTGCTCTAAATGCCATGTAGTGTCCTACTGCAGCAAAGAACACCAGACCATAGACTGGAAACACTGTCACAAGAAAGAGTGTTGCAAACAAG TGCCGTCCAGTGCAGTGCCTTCCCCATTCCTGTTCCCCGAGTTGGAACTGGTCACAGAGCCTGAGGAACATCAGAAAGAAGAGTCTCGTCAAATGGTGGGGGATGCACAGAATAATGTGGAATGCTCCTCCCTAGTTGATG ATTTGGCTGAGACAGAACTTGAAAACATGGCCATGCAGGAAACCGAAGATGGCAAAGTGTTCCAGAAGTTTAAACGGAGGATCGCATCAGAGCCACATCAG GTTTTGCGATATTTCAGAGATGGCTCTCCTCTTTGGGTTTCGTCTGAACATGTTCCTGTGGAGAAGGGCATCCCGCATTGTTCATGTGGTTCCAGGCGTATCTTTGAATTTCAG GTCATGCCCCAGCTACTGAATGATCTGAAAGTGGACAGCACTGATGCCAGTATAGACTGGGGAACCTTGGCTGTCTTCACATGTGCTGACAGCTGTGACCAAGGCAACAAGTACTCTTCTGAATTCATCTGGAAACAAGATTTCACAGAACAGAAATAA
- the tbp gene encoding TATA-box-binding protein — MEQNNSLPPFQGLASPQGAMTPGIPIFSPMMPYGSGLTPQPVTNTNSLSLLEEQHRQQQQQQASTQQGGVSGGSGQTPQLYHSQTVTTTTLPGNTPLYTTTPLTPMTPITPATPASESSGIVPQLQNIVSTVNLGCKLDLKTIALRARNAEYNPKRFAAVIMRIREPRTTALIFSSGKMVCTGAKSEEQSRLAARKYARVVQKLGFPAKFLDFKIQNMVGSCDVKFPIRLEGLVLTHQQFSSYEPELFPGLIYRMIKPRIVLLIFVSGKVVLTGAKVRGEIYEAFENIYPILKGFRKTT; from the exons ATGGAGCAGAACAACAGTTTGCCTCCTTTCCAGGGTCTTGCCTCCCCTCAG GGGGCAATGACACCTGGAATACCCATCTTCAGCCCCATGATGCCCTATGGCAGTGGTCTGACTCCCCAACCTGTGACGAACACCAACAGCCTGTCTCTCCTGGAGGAGCAGCATcggcaacaacagcagcagcaggcttCGACTCAGCAGGGTGGGGTGTCAGGGGGCTCAGGACAGACGCCACAGCTTTATCACTCCCAAAcggtcaccaccaccacactgccaGGAAACACCCCTCTCTACACCACTACACCGCTAACCCCCATGACACCCATCACACCTGCCACACCTGCCTCTGAGAGCTCTGGGATTGTCCCACAACTACA GAATATCGTATCCACTGTGAACTTGGGCTGTAAACTTGACTTAAAAACAATAGCACTCCGAGCTAGAAATGCTGAGTACAATCCAAAG CGATTTGCTGCTGTTATCATGAGAATACGAGAGCCAAGAACAACTGCACTTATCTTCAGCTCTGGGAAAATGGTGTGCACAGGAGCCAAAAG tGAAGAGCAGTCCCGCCTGGCGGCCAGGAAATATGCCAGAGTCGTGCAGAAGTTGGGCTTCCCAGCCAAATTCCTTGATTTCAAGATACAGAACATGGTGGGCAGCTGTGATGTCAAATTCCCCATTCGGTTAGAGGGACTTGTACTAACTCACCAGCAGTTCAGCAG TTATGAACCGGAGTTGTTCCCTGGGCTAATCTATAGAATGATCAAACCCAGAATTGTCCTGTTGATATTCGTTTCAGGCAAAGTTGTATTAACAG GTGCGAAGGTGAGAGGAGAAATTTATGAAGCATTTGAAAACATCTACCCGATCTTGAAAGGATTCAGGAAGACGACGTAA
- the LOC115112854 gene encoding proteasome subunit beta type-1-like codes for MFTQVYGDNGKMKEYHYTGPVEHRFSPYSFNGGTVLAVAGEDFAIVASDTRLSEGYSIHSRDSPKCYKLTNTTVIGCSGFHGDCLTLTKIIDARLKMYKHSNNKSMTSGAIAAMLSTILYGRRFFPYYVYNIIGGLDEEGKGAVYSFDPVGSYQRDTYKAGGSASAMLQPLLDNQIGFKNMEGVQHLPLNQEKAVQLVKDVFISAAERDVYTGDALRICIVTKEGIKEETVPLRKD; via the exons ATGTTTACACAAGTTTATGGAGATAATGGGAAAATGAAGGAGTATCACTATACTGGACCAGTAGAGCACCGATTCTCTCCATATTCCTTCAACGGAGG GACTGTGCTTGCCGTTGCAGGTGAAGACTTCGCCATTGTGGCCTCAGACACCCGTTTGAGTGAAGGCTATTCAATCCACAGTCGTGACTCTCCAAAATGTTACAAGTT AACAAATACGACTGTCATAGGCTGCAGTGGATTCCATGGGGATTGCTTGACTCTGACCAAAATCATTGATGCAAGATTAAAG ATGTACAAGCATTCAAACAACAAGAGCATGACAAGTGGAGCCATCGCAGCCATGCTGTCAACAATCCTGTACGGTAGAAGATTCTTCCCCTACTACGTTTACAACATCATCGGTGGCTTGGATGAGGAGG GTAAAGGAGCTGTTTACAGTTTTGACCCTGTGGGATCCTatcagagagacacatacaaagctggTGGCTCAGCGAGTGCCATGCTGCAACCTCTGCTTGACAATCAG ATTGGATTCAAGAATATGGAGGGTGTGCAGCACCTGCCCCTGAACCAGGAGAAGGCTGTGCAGCTGGTCAAAGATGTCTTCATCTCTGCTGCTGAGAGAGACGTGTACACCGGAGATGCCCTCAGGATCTGCATCGTCACCAAGGAGGGCATCAAAGAAGAAACAGTCCCACTCAGGAAGGACTGA